In Solimonas sp. K1W22B-7, the DNA window ATCGGCCGGCACGTGGATCTTCGCGGCCAAGGCCTCGATCGAGTCGGCACGGAAGAGGGTGTGATCCCACCAGTCCGGCGGAATCTTCGAGTCGGGCATCAGCAGCTTCGGCATGATGCCGCCGGCCGAGAACTTGACGCGAAAGCTCGCGTCGAACACCAGCCAGCAGGGCGTGTTGGCGCCGGTCTTGAGCTGGTCGGCGACCATGGCCTTGCCGAAGTCATCGTAGCCCGAAGCCTCGTCGACGAAACGCAGGCCCTTGCGGTTGACGGCGACGCTGTGCGGGCGGCCCACGTCGAAGGCGGCCTGGTGGATTTCCTCGAAGTTCGAGGCCTTCTGCATCGGCATCTGCATCGTCGGAATCCACCAGCCGGACTCCGTGTGCTCGGTGGCGGCCCCGATCTTCATGCCGGCAATCAGGGCCTCGCCGCGATTCGCGTCCTCCGGCGAACTGCTGTGCCGCGTCAGGCCGGGCACCGGGAAGAAGCGGTCGCGCAGCTCCTGGTTCCATTCGAATCCGCCGGCGCAGAGCACCACGCCATGGCGCGCTACGATCTCGTAGCCGCGCCCGAAGTGGCTGACCTTGACCCCCGTAACCTTGGCGCCGGACAGCAGCAGCTCATCCAGCCGCGTATCCAGCCGCACCTCGATCCTGCGGGCAAAGACCTGCTTGTAGAGCCAGCCCATCAGGGCCGCACCCATGGTGAACCGGCGGTCGCGCGCGGTGAGCTTGCGCGTGCCGAAGTCTGTCCAGTAGCGGTAGAACATCTTCAGGAAGGTGATGACCCAGCCTTTGGCGCGCGTGGACAGGGAGAAGAACTCCATCACGTCCATCGAATAGCGGCCGAAGACCTTGAAGCGGTTGTACTGCTCGCGCATCAGCGGGAACTGCTCGCCCAGTTCGCGTCCGTCGAAGGTGTCGCAGATCAGCGAGCGGTCGATGCGTGCTCCGGGCGCCTGCGGGTAGTAGTCCGGCCAGGCGGCCACGCCCAGCGGGATGCCCTGGGCCTTGAGGAAGCGCGCCATCTCCGGCGCCTGGTCGAGATAGGCCGCGAGACGGTCGGCCTGCACCGGCCCGGTCATCACGCTGGCCAGGTACTGCTCGACCTTTTCGCGGTTGTCGTCGTTCGAGGCCAGGCCGTGGTTGGGCACCCACAGCACGCCACCGGACGTCGCCGAGGTGCCGCCGTACTTGTGCGCCTTCTCGACCACCAGCACCGACAGGCCCCGCTCCGACGCCCGCAGCGCGGCGGTGGCACCGGCAGCGCCGGAGCCCACCACGACCACGTCATAGGTTTCGGAAGCACTCATGGGTTTTTCTCCGGATCTTGTCGCGACGTAAAGGTTCAGAAGCTCGGGGCGACCGTGACCTGCAGGCCGTCCAGTTCATCGCGCAGCTGGATCTGGCAGCACAGGCGGCTCTGGCCGGGCAGCACGTCCGTCGCCATGTCCAGGGTCGAGGTCTCGATGTCGTCCGGCTCGCCGACCACGGCGCGCCACGGCGCGCTCACGTAGACGTGGCAGGTGGCGCAGGCGCAGCTGCCGCCGCAGTCGCCGAGGATGCCTTCCACGTTGTTGAAGCGGCCGACCTCCATCAGGGACTGTCCCGTCGGAACGTCCTCGAAGGTCTTCTCGACCCCGTCGGCCTGCACGAATGTCAGCTTGATACCCATGACCCGCTGTCTCCACAGGGCGCCCGCCGCGGCGGGTCCGGCCCATAAATTCCCTGAAGCCTGTACGGCCGGTTACGACGCCATCGCCCTGGCGCGCGCGTCCATGATTTCCTGCAGGTGGTTGACCGGATCGCCGGCGGTGATACCGCCATCGATCGGCAGCACCACGCCGGTGATCTGTGCCGAGCGGTCCCCGGACAGGTACAGCACGGTCTGGGCAACGTCCTCCGGCCGGCCATGCCGCTTGAGCGGCTGGTTGGAATCGAACGCGGCACCCACTTCCTTCCTGATCCGCTCCGCCACTTCCGGACTCGTGCCCGGAGGGGCGAAGGAAGTCAGCGGCGTGCGGATATGGCCGGGCGCCAGGCAGTTCACGCGGATGCCGTACTCGGCCAGGTCGATCGCGATGGATTTGCTGAAGCCGATGACCGCCGCCTTGGAGGCGCGGTAGCTCATCAGCGCATGCCCCGGCAGCACACCGGCGATGGAGGCGTTGTTGATGATGACGCCGCCACCGTTCTTCGACATGTGTCGACCCGCGGCCTGGGCGCCCACCATCACGCCCAGCAGGTTGACGCCGATGACCTTCTGGAAGTCCTTCAGGTCGTCATCGAGGAAGCGTGGAACCATCGCGCCGGCGATGCCGGCGTTGTTGAACATCACATGCAGGCCACCGAAATGGGACACGGCAAGATCGATCAGCGCGCGCACCTCGTCGGGGTTGGACACGTCGGTGCGCTGGAACAGCGCCGCCTCACCCAGCTGCGCCACCAGCGCCTCGCCCTGCGCGGCATCGATGTCGGCAATCACCACCCGCGCGCCCTCGGCCACGAACAGCTCGGCCGTGGCGCGCCCGATGCCGCTGGCTGCGCCCGTGATCACCGCTACCTTGCCGACCAGTTCCTGACCCACTTGCCTCTCCTGTAAACCGGCTCCGCCGCCGATCGAACCGGGGCAGGCCTGCGATGTCCCTGCCGCTTCCTTCAACGCTTGCGCGCGAGGGTCAGCGGCAGGCTCTCGATGGTGCGCACCGCCACCGTCGGCTGGTAGCGGATCTCCTCGGCCGGGATCGCCAGCTTGATGCTGTCCAGGCGCCGCACGATCTCGCGCGCCGCCACCTTGATCTCCATTCGCGACAGCGAGGCGCCGATGCAGCGATGCACGCCGATGCCGAAGGCGACGTGCTTGCCGAGATTGCTTCGATTCAGGTCGAAGTCGCGCGGACAGGGGAACTGGGTCTCGTCGTCGTTTCCCGAGGCGTACAGCACCAGCAGGTGCGCGTGCTCCGGCAGCTTCTGCCCCCCCAGCTCCACTTCCTTCGTGGTCATCTTCGCCAGGCCGCGGACCGGCGGCTCGATGCGCAGCAGTTCCTCGACGAAGCGGTTCAGCAGGCGGTCGTCATCCACGGAGTCCCGCAGCGTCTGGGCCACTTCCGGCCGGGTGGCGAGCACGAACATCAGGTTGCCGATGGCGCTGGCCGTGGTGTCGTTGCCGGCAATGATCATGGCGCGGACCAGCGACACCGCCTCGGCGAAGGTCAGCGTCCCGCCGTCTTCCGTACGGGCATACACCAGGTCGGAGATCATGTCCTCGCGCGGCTGTTCCTGCCGCGCCTTCATCTCCGCGATGATGAAATTCTGCAGCTCGCAGATCTGCGCGGCGTTGTCGAGCATCTGCTCGCGGTTCTGCATGCGGCCGATCTGCGCCGTGACCGCCGACGACCAGCCCTTGATCTTGTCGGCATTGAACTGGCTGAAACCCAGCTGCTCGCAGATCACCGAGATGGTCAGCGGAATGGCGAAGTCGTTGACGCCGTCAACCACCTGGCCGTCGGCTGCCTTGTCGGCGAGCTTCTCGACCAGGTCCACGATGATCCTGGTGATGCCCGGCTCCAGCGTCACCACGCGGTGCGCGGTGAAGGCCTTGTCCATCAGGCGGCGCACACGCGTGTGGGCGGGCGGATCGTCCTTGATGACGTCGGGAAAGAAGCCGCCACCGTCACGCTCGAGAATCTGCCTGAACTCCTCGAAGAAGCCGCTGGCGTACTGCGCGGCGTAGCCATGCTTGTCGGAGTAGGTCAGCGGGTCGCGCAGCACCGTGACGATGTCGTCGTAGCGCGACACCAGCCACATGCCGAGCTTGGCATCGAAGTACACCGGCTTCTCGGAGCGCAGCGCCTGGAAGAAGGCATGGGGCCGCGCCTGGATCTTCGGATCGCTCAGCGAAGCCTCGGTGAGCTGCGAGGCTCCATGGCCCATGGGGCACTTGCCGGCCGGGGTCTTTGCTTCACTCTGGGCCACATCCATCTTCCCGACTCCTTGGGGTTTAGCTCTAGTGCCGCGACTGGCCACCGTCGACGACGAGCGCCTGCGGCTCGCGCGACGATTGCGGCAGGCCGGCCGTGCGGTATTGCCGCGGGCTCAGCTTGAACTCACGCTTGAACATGCGGCTGAAATGCGCGGGGCTCTTGAAGCCCACGCGGTAGGCAATCTCGCTGATCGAGGCCTCGCCCGGCTTGGACGAGGTCAGCCACTGCCCGGCCGTCTTCAGGCGCTTGTCCCAGACCAGGGTCGAGAACGGCGTGCCGTGGGCCTTGAGCAGCAGCGACAGGTAGCGCGGCGAAATGCCGCAGCCCTTGGCGACCGTGGCGATGCTCAGCTTCGGATCGGACAGGTGCACTTCGATGAAGCGCAGCACGTCGTGCAGGCGCTTGTCCGACAGCGTCTGGCGCTGCGGCGAGCTGGACTCCTCGTCCTTCATCGCGTCGCTGAGCACCGACAGGGCGCTGTCGACCAGGACCTGCGCCACCGGTTCCCTGAACTCGCCGGCATCCTCGAAGATGTCCGTCAGGATGCGCTCGGCGATGGCGAACTTGCGGCCCTGGGCGGGCACGCAGAATCCGGTCTTCACATCCTGCGGCACGAAGCGGCGCAGGATGTGCATCGGCACGATCAGGTGCAGCACCTCGTGCGTCGAATCCTCGCCCGGCTGGCACTCCACCGAGAACGGCGTCATCGACTTGGTGACCAGGAAATCGCCGGCCTTGGCCACGGTCTGGCCGCACTGGTGGGAGACCTGCAGGCGGCCGCGCTTGACGAACCACAGCACGGCCACGTCGGTGGCGTCCTCGCGGATATGCGTCCAGCTGCGCCGGAAGAACAGCCGCGTCCTCGACCGCAGGCGGATGATCGAGCAGGGGCCCACCGCCTTGCGGTCGGCGCGCACGTCGATCACCGAGGCCGGCTCGATGGTGTAGTCGCCGGTGTAGTACTCGCGGTTGCGCGGCCCACGAAAGGCGCTCTGGCAATCGAGATAATTACGCTTGTCGAATACGAATAGGGTTTCCATCACCGACCTCTCCGACCTGGCTTTTGGCTCGGGCGTGCTGCACGTTCCCGGTCGCATCCTTGCGCTCGAATCTCCAGCTGCTGGCATCGTATCGGCCGGGTTTTGCCCCGTCCCCGCAGTTAGCGCGGTCGCATATACATTTCGCGCATCGGCCCTGCCGGGCGACGGAGAGGGGTAACAGGCCCTAACGGGTGATGCCGGCCGCGGCAAGCTGGCGCTGCTTTTCGGCCGAAAGGCCCAGGACTTCGCCGAAAACATAGGCGTTGTGCTCGCCCAGGCGCGGCGCGGCGTCAGTGACCCCGGCCTCCCGGGACAGGGTCCAGGAGGGGCCGACGATGCTGCGTCTGTTGCCTTCGCGGTCGCTGACCTCGCGGTAGAAGCCTCCCTCCCAGAGCTGGGGGTCGGCCACCAGGTCCACGGAACTCTGGCTCTTGCCGGCGGCGATGCCGCGCTGCTGCAGGCTGGCCGCCAATTCGCGGGCGTCCTGGCTGGCGGTCCAGGCCGCAAGCCGGCGGTCCAGCTCGGCTTCATGCGCCTTGCGGCTGGCCAGGGTCGTGAACAGAGAATCCGATGCGAGCCCCATGGCCCCGGCCAGGGCCTGCCAGCTCTCGTCCGAGGACACGGCGATGCTGATCCACTCCCCGTCGCGGCAGGGATAGAGGCCATGCGGCGCCATGCCGGCATGACGGTTGCCGTCACATTCGCGCACGGCGCCATTGAGGCTGTAGTCCATGATCGTGTCGCCGATCATGCTGCTCATGCACTCGACGGCGGAAACGTCGATGAACTGGCCGGCGCCGGTCCTGCGACGGTGCAACAGGGCCACGGCCGCGGCATAGGCCGCCGCCGCGCCGAAGCTGGAATCCGCATAGCGCACGTTCATGCCGCCTGGCGCCCCACCCTCGTGACCGACCAGTAGGCTGACGCCGCCCAGGGCGGCGAAGCAGGGCGCGTAGCCGGTCTGGTAACTCAGCGGACCGTCACTGCCGAACATGCCCATGGAGACGTAGACGAGGTCCGGCTTCGCGGCCCTGGCCGCCTCGTAGCCCAGGCCCAGGCGCTTCACCGCCCCCGGGCGCAGGTTCTCCACCAGCACGTCGGACTGGCGCAGCAGGTCCAGGATCAGCGCGATGCCCTCGGGCGTCTTCATGTCGATCTGCACGCTGAGCTTCTGCGGGTTCACCGCCTGGAAGCCCGGCGCCTTGTCGATGTCGGCGACGCCATAGGTGCGCGTGACGTCGAGCGATTCCATGCTTTCCACGCGAATGACCTCGGCGCCGAGAAAAGCCAGGAGCTTGCCGACATAGGGCCCGGCCCAGACCTTGGTCAGTTCCACCACCCGCAGGCCCTGCAGGGGACCCCCTCGCGTGCGCATCGTCATGTCGCCTGCTCCGCCGTGCCGCCCAGCTCCGCGAGGCGCTGCGTGTGCTGGCCCAGCAGCGGCGCCGGGCTGGCGATCCGCGCTGGCGTGGCGCTGAGCTTGTAGGGCACCGTTGGATACAGCGCCCTGCCCTGTGCCGGATGCTCCACCTCGGCGAAGAATCCGCGATGGGCGTACTGCGGCGAAGCCCGCAGGTCGCGCGCATGGTTCACCGCCACCAGCGTCAGGCCGAGCTTCTGCGCTTCGGCAGACACGGCGTCCTTGTCCTGCGTGCGCAGCCACTCGGCGATATGGCCGCGGCACTGCGCCACGCGCTCCGGCGTGCACTCGCGCTCCAGCCAGCGCTCCGGAAACGACTTCATCCAATCCGGATGACCCAGCAGCTTGCCCAGCGCATCCCAGTGCCCGGGCGCCGACATCCAGATGTAGGCATAGCCATCGCGGCAGGGAAAGATACCCGCCGGCCCGAACAGGTCGAAGGCCGTGCGCCGGGTACTGACGTCCATGTCGCCCGCCACCATCTGTCCGAGCACGTAATCGACGCGCGAGGCCAGCACCTCCTGCTTCGACACGCCGATGAAGCGGCCCTGGCCCGAGTCCTCGCGCTCGTACAGGGCGGCGACCACGCAGAGCGCGGCCTCCAGGCCGGCCTCGTAGCTGGCCAGGAAGCGTCCCGGGCCTTTCAGCGGCGGCTGCCCGTCGGCGGCGCCGCTGGGCGTGTGGTAGCCCCAGCCGCTGGCGTGGAACACCGTGAGGTCCTCGGCGTGCAGGCGATCCTCCGGCGGCAACTGGCCGAAGGCGGTGATCGAGCACAGCAGCAGCCGCGGCCAGCGCTCCGCGAAGGCCTGCGGATCCAGGCCGACGCTCCTGAGCCAGCCGGCAGGGTGGTCGTCGATGACCGCGTCGACCTTGTCCAGCAACTGCGCCAGCGTCTCGGTGCCGATGGCGCTTGCGACATCCAGCGCCACCGAGTGCTTGCCGGTATTCAGGTAGGCGAACAGGCCGCTGTTCTCGCCGGCACCGCCCGCGGGCGCGAACGGCCCCATGGCACGGGTCGGGCTGCCGCTGCCCGGCCGCTCCAGCTTGATGACGTCGGCGCCAAAATCGGAGAGCAGCTTGCCGCAGTACTCGCCGGCAACGCCTTCCGCCAGTTCCAGCACCCGGAATCCCTTCAAGGCCGACATGCGAAGCTCCAGGCTCAGCGCGACTTGCCGACGTGCGTCAGCTCGTAGTCGCCCGCGTCGTCCACCTGTGCCTTCCAGCCCGGGTAGACCACGATCGTGGTGAAGGTCTCCTCGATGATCGCCGGACCCGTGACCTCGTGGCCCGGCTTCAGCGCGGTGCCGCGGAACACCGGCGTGTCGCGGTAGCCGGTGCCCAGGTTGGTGCGGCGCGTGCTGCTGCCCTGCGCCGCGACGGTTGCCGCCGTGGTTCCGCGAATCACCCGCGGCGACGGCGTCTCGACACAGGTCACCAGGCGGATGCCGGTCACCTCGGGCATCTCGCCCTCGCGTACGTGTCCGAACTCCTCGGTGTAGCGCTGGTTGAAGGCCGCGATCGCCTGCGCGGGCAGGCCGGCATCGACGAAGGCCAGGTCGCCCAGGCCCTGGTTGACGCGGATGTCGAAGGCCAGCGCCCAGTTCTGCCCGGGGTACCGCATCTTCATCTGGTACTTCGACGTGATGCGCTCGCGCGGCAGTTCGGCGTCGGCGAAGTATTTCTCCGCGCGCGCTTCCAGGTCCGCCCACAAGGCCTTGAGCCGGCCGACGTCGACCTGGTCGGCCGGCGCGATGTAGGAACGCTCCTCATCGATGCCGGGATTGGCCACCAGCGTGCCCAGCGCCGAGAACGTCGGCGAGGCCTTCGGCACCAGCACGCGGTCGATGCCCAGGTCTTCGGCCTGCACCGCGGCGAACACCGGCCCGTTGCCGCCGTAGGCCAGCATCACCATGTCCTTGGGATCGATGCCCTTGCCGGCGACGGTGCGGCGCACCGCCTGGCTCATGTTGGCATTGACCACGCGCCAGCAGTCGAAGGCCGCGTCCTCGGCGCCATAGCCCATCTGCGTGCCGAGCTGCTGGAAGGCTTCCGCGACGCCGGCCCGCGACAGCGAAAAGCTGCCGCCGGCAAACTCGGCTTCCGCCGAGAGGATGCCCAGCATCAGCAGCGCATCGGTGATGGTCGGCTGCGTGCCGCCGCGGCCATAGCAGATCGGCCCCGGCTCCGAGCCGGCGGATGCCGGGCCCACGGCCAGGGCGCCGTTGTGGATATTGCAGATCGACCCGCCGCCGGCACCCAGCGTCTCCACCTTCACCATCGGCACACCCACCAGGTAGCGGTGGTGCATGTTCCAGCCAGCCTCCGCCGGCGCGGCACCGTTGAGCACCACCGACATGTCGTAGGACGTCCCGCCCATGTCCACGCACAGCAGGTTGGGATAGCCCTTGGCGGTACCGACATGGGCCGAGCCGATCACGCCGCCGGCCGGACCCGAGGCCAGGACACGGATCGGCGATCCGTCGATGTACTCACGCGTCATCACGCCGCCGCTGGCCTGCATCACCATCAGCTGCCGCCGGTATCCGCCGTCCTTCAGGCGGCCCACCAGCTTCTCGATGTAGGAGGTCACCCGCGGGGCGACGTAGGCATTGACCACGGTGGTGCTGGTGCGGTCGAACTCGGGGGCGCGCGGCAGGACCTGATGCGAGCAGGAGATATGCACGCCCGGCATTTCCTCCGCGACGATCTGCGCCACGCGCTGCTCGTGCGCCGGGTTGATGAAGGAGAAGATCAGCGAAATGGCGACGGACTCGACGTTCTGCTTGCGCAGCCGCCGGCAGCACTCGCGCACCGCGTCCTCGTCCAGCGCCTTGTACACCGAGCCGTCGAACAGCACGCGCTCCGGCACCGTCAGGCGGCGGCGGCGCGGCGCGATCTCCTTGGGCGGATCCAGGCGTACGTCCCAGATGTCCTCCTTGTAGCCGCGGCGGTACTCGATCTCATCACGGAAGCCTTCGGTAGTGATCAGGCCGGTGACCGCACCGTTCATCTCGATCAGGGTGTTGTCGGCCACGGTCGTGCCATGCACGATGGCCTCGCAGCGCCCGAGGAACTCGCCCAGCTCGAGACCTTCGATCCCGGCGAGCTTCTTCAGGCCGGTCATCACGCCGATGGAACGGTCCTCCGGCGTGCTGAGATTCTTGTGCAGTACCACTTCCGCCCCCTTGAGCAGGGCAAAGTCGGTGAAGGTGCCGCCGACATCGATGCCAACGCGATAGCTCACGATTTCTTCCTCAGGCAGGCTGCGCTGCGCGCGCGGCCTGCAGTTTCCGGCGCGCCGCCGCGGTGGCCGCCACGTCGACCGCGAGGTCGTAGTTTTCCAGCGTGCCGGTCAGGATCACGCCGTACCTGTCCCGCGCCGCCGCGAGGCTGACCTTCTCGTCGAGCACGTCTTCCTTCACCGCCTCCGGGTCGCGCAGCAGAGCCGGCCCGAAGCCGCCGCCGCCGCCATGCTGATAGGCGATCACCGCCCCGCCCGGCAGCTGCGCCAGCGTCGACAGCTCGATCTTGCGCTCCTGCGCGGTGCCCACTTCGAAATGGTTCGAGTAGGCCCCGGCATCGTCGCCGCCGCAGAGGCCGCGCAGCGGGTGCGCCGACGACACCATCCAGGCCATCGCCATGGTCGGCTCGAGGATCTTCTTGACGTTGAGGCTGCCCGGCTGGCCACGCCACTGCCCGGCGCCACCGGTATCCGGCGTCATCTCGCGGCTGATGTTGAGGATCGGGAAACGGCTCTCCGCATCCTCCGCCTCCGACAGCAGCAGGTTGCCCAGGCCGACGCAGGAAGCACCCCAGCCATCGACGCCCTGCACCGCCGAGGAATCCATCGAACGGGAGTCGACGCCCTGGTCCATCCACATCTGGCCATTCCTGAAGCCGATCACCGCGTTCGGCATGCCGATCTTGTAGACCTGCGGGCAGGAGCGCTCCGGCACCACCGGCGCCAGCGCCACGCAGATCGCCTCGATGATCTCGCAGGCCGGGTGGAAGGAACCCAATGCCGCCGGCTTGTTGATCGGCGGATGCACGATCGTATTCTCGGGCAGCACGATCTCCACCGCGTGGAACAGTCCCTCGTTCTTGATGATGCCGGGATCGATCATCGAGGCCAGCTGCGTCATGGCATAGCCACGGCTGTTGGCGAAGGTGTTCCACACGCCGACCAGTTGCGGACGATCGTCGGAGCCGGTCAGGTCCACCGTCAGCTGGTCGCCATTGACGGTGCAGTTGACGTGCACCTTGACGTCCTTGGTGCCCTGGGTGTCGTGGTCGATGAAGACATCGGCGGCATAGGAGCCGTCCGGCCACTTCGCGATCTCCTCGCGGAAGCGCTGCTCGGTGTGCTCGATGTTGTGGTTGACGGCTGCCTTCACGGTCTCGGCACCCCACTTGCGGACAACGTCCTGCAGCAGCTTCACGCAGTGCTGCACCGCGCCAATCATCGCGGCGAGATCGCCGGCGAAGGAGGGAAAGCGGTTGTTGCGCTCCAGCAGCTTGATGACGTCGCGGCGCTTCTCGCCGCGGTGCACCAGCTTCAGGCAGGGAATCGCCAGGCCCTCGGTGAAGATGTCGGTGGCCTCCAGCGTGAAACCGCCGGGGTCCTTGCCGCCGGTATCGCCCTGGTGCGCCTGCAGGGCCTGGATCAGCACCAGCCTGCCGTCGTCGTCGAACACCGGCGCGTAGACGTTGTAGTCCGGCAGGTGGCCGCCGCCGAAGTCCGGGTCGTTGCCGACGAAGACATCGCCCGGACCCCAGTCGTAGTCCTCGTAGAACTTCAGCCCGTAGCGCACCGTCAGCTGCGAGATGAACAGCAGGTGCGGCGTACCCACCGAAACGCCGGCCAGGCGGCCATGGGCGTCGATGATGCTGCCGTTGCGCTCGTTGGACTGGTTGATGATCGGCGAGGAAGCGGCCCGGCCCAGGTAAGTCGCCGCCTCGAAGCAGACCGTCTCGAAGGCACCGCGGATGATGCTGGCGGTGACCGGGTCGACGGTGGCCGTGGTCGGCAGCGGCGCGCGCTTCGCGGCCAGTTCCCGGTTCAGTTCGAATGACATGCGGCAATCCCCTCTGGCGTTCCCTGGCGGAACGGCAGGCAACTGGCTCCTGCAAATGGCTGACTTCCCGCTCGCCCGTCAGGCTGAGCAGGAGGAAACGGCAAGAAAGGGGGCTGGCCTGTGCCCGAAGGCCTGGGGCGATGGCCGATCCTCGTCACCGTTCCCGGCTAGAGTCCACCCGGGGCGGGCCTGGAGTCTCGATAAAAGCTGCAAATCCTTCGACAGTGCCCCGGCGGGGCACGCGTTCCAAGCCGTCGAAAGGGGGCTGGGCTACTCCTGCGGGAGGTAGCCTTCGCGGTTCGCCCTGACGTGGCGCAGTTGGAAGCTGTCCGGGCACTGCCCTTCCAGGTCGAGCGCGCAGCGCTGGAAGCGGAAATCGGCATCGACGCAGACCAGCACCTCGCGCAGCCACTTGCCCTTGCATACGAGCAGCATCTGCTCAGGCTGCAGTTCCGGATTTTCGCGCCTGAAGGCGCCCAGGAAGGCCTCGCGCGTAACGCTCAGCGGCTTCTTGCGAACGGCGGCGTACTCCTCCGGCACCGTCAGCCGGCGCCCGGCGCGATCCACCGCGATCATGTACTCCGGCTGGCCCAGGCCACTGCAGGCGCCCTGCGTCCGCCAGATCTTGCGCGC includes these proteins:
- a CDS encoding FAD-dependent oxidoreductase, with the protein product MSASETYDVVVVGSGAAGATAALRASERGLSVLVVEKAHKYGGTSATSGGVLWVPNHGLASNDDNREKVEQYLASVMTGPVQADRLAAYLDQAPEMARFLKAQGIPLGVAAWPDYYPQAPGARIDRSLICDTFDGRELGEQFPLMREQYNRFKVFGRYSMDVMEFFSLSTRAKGWVITFLKMFYRYWTDFGTRKLTARDRRFTMGAALMGWLYKQVFARRIEVRLDTRLDELLLSGAKVTGVKVSHFGRGYEIVARHGVVLCAGGFEWNQELRDRFFPVPGLTRHSSSPEDANRGEALIAGMKIGAATEHTESGWWIPTMQMPMQKASNFEEIHQAAFDVGRPHSVAVNRKGLRFVDEASGYDDFGKAMVADQLKTGANTPCWLVFDASFRVKFSAGGIMPKLLMPDSKIPPDWWDHTLFRADSIEALAAKIHVPADTLKKTVANMNQYAVSGVDPEFGRGSNIYDQMFGDANVKPNPCLGPIDQAPYYAVAINLGDLGTKGGLKADARARVLDRQGQVIPGLYAAGNNAGSPFGNCYPGAGGTIGPAMTFGYVAASDIAARAKAG
- a CDS encoding 2Fe-2S iron-sulfur cluster-binding protein is translated as MGIKLTFVQADGVEKTFEDVPTGQSLMEVGRFNNVEGILGDCGGSCACATCHVYVSAPWRAVVGEPDDIETSTLDMATDVLPGQSRLCCQIQLRDELDGLQVTVAPSF
- a CDS encoding SDR family NAD(P)-dependent oxidoreductase; translated protein: MGQELVGKVAVITGAASGIGRATAELFVAEGARVVIADIDAAQGEALVAQLGEAALFQRTDVSNPDEVRALIDLAVSHFGGLHVMFNNAGIAGAMVPRFLDDDLKDFQKVIGVNLLGVMVGAQAAGRHMSKNGGGVIINNASIAGVLPGHALMSYRASKAAVIGFSKSIAIDLAEYGIRVNCLAPGHIRTPLTSFAPPGTSPEVAERIRKEVGAAFDSNQPLKRHGRPEDVAQTVLYLSGDRSAQITGVVLPIDGGITAGDPVNHLQEIMDARARAMAS
- a CDS encoding cytochrome P450 translates to MDVAQSEAKTPAGKCPMGHGASQLTEASLSDPKIQARPHAFFQALRSEKPVYFDAKLGMWLVSRYDDIVTVLRDPLTYSDKHGYAAQYASGFFEEFRQILERDGGGFFPDVIKDDPPAHTRVRRLMDKAFTAHRVVTLEPGITRIIVDLVEKLADKAADGQVVDGVNDFAIPLTISVICEQLGFSQFNADKIKGWSSAVTAQIGRMQNREQMLDNAAQICELQNFIIAEMKARQEQPREDMISDLVYARTEDGGTLTFAEAVSLVRAMIIAGNDTTASAIGNLMFVLATRPEVAQTLRDSVDDDRLLNRFVEELLRIEPPVRGLAKMTTKEVELGGQKLPEHAHLLVLYASGNDDETQFPCPRDFDLNRSNLGKHVAFGIGVHRCIGASLSRMEIKVAAREIVRRLDSIKLAIPAEEIRYQPTVAVRTIESLPLTLARKR
- a CDS encoding helix-turn-helix domain-containing protein → METLFVFDKRNYLDCQSAFRGPRNREYYTGDYTIEPASVIDVRADRKAVGPCSIIRLRSRTRLFFRRSWTHIREDATDVAVLWFVKRGRLQVSHQCGQTVAKAGDFLVTKSMTPFSVECQPGEDSTHEVLHLIVPMHILRRFVPQDVKTGFCVPAQGRKFAIAERILTDIFEDAGEFREPVAQVLVDSALSVLSDAMKDEESSSPQRQTLSDKRLHDVLRFIEVHLSDPKLSIATVAKGCGISPRYLSLLLKAHGTPFSTLVWDKRLKTAGQWLTSSKPGEASISEIAYRVGFKSPAHFSRMFKREFKLSPRQYRTAGLPQSSREPQALVVDGGQSRH
- a CDS encoding CaiB/BaiF CoA transferase family protein, which gives rise to MTMRTRGGPLQGLRVVELTKVWAGPYVGKLLAFLGAEVIRVESMESLDVTRTYGVADIDKAPGFQAVNPQKLSVQIDMKTPEGIALILDLLRQSDVLVENLRPGAVKRLGLGYEAARAAKPDLVYVSMGMFGSDGPLSYQTGYAPCFAALGGVSLLVGHEGGAPGGMNVRYADSSFGAAAAYAAAVALLHRRRTGAGQFIDVSAVECMSSMIGDTIMDYSLNGAVRECDGNRHAGMAPHGLYPCRDGEWISIAVSSDESWQALAGAMGLASDSLFTTLASRKAHEAELDRRLAAWTASQDARELAASLQQRGIAAGKSQSSVDLVADPQLWEGGFYREVSDREGNRRSIVGPSWTLSREAGVTDAAPRLGEHNAYVFGEVLGLSAEKQRQLAAAGITR
- a CDS encoding CaiB/BaiF CoA transferase family protein translates to MSALKGFRVLELAEGVAGEYCGKLLSDFGADVIKLERPGSGSPTRAMGPFAPAGGAGENSGLFAYLNTGKHSVALDVASAIGTETLAQLLDKVDAVIDDHPAGWLRSVGLDPQAFAERWPRLLLCSITAFGQLPPEDRLHAEDLTVFHASGWGYHTPSGAADGQPPLKGPGRFLASYEAGLEAALCVVAALYEREDSGQGRFIGVSKQEVLASRVDYVLGQMVAGDMDVSTRRTAFDLFGPAGIFPCRDGYAYIWMSAPGHWDALGKLLGHPDWMKSFPERWLERECTPERVAQCRGHIAEWLRTQDKDAVSAEAQKLGLTLVAVNHARDLRASPQYAHRGFFAEVEHPAQGRALYPTVPYKLSATPARIASPAPLLGQHTQRLAELGGTAEQAT
- a CDS encoding hydantoinase/oxoprolinase family protein, whose product is MSYRVGIDVGGTFTDFALLKGAEVVLHKNLSTPEDRSIGVMTGLKKLAGIEGLELGEFLGRCEAIVHGTTVADNTLIEMNGAVTGLITTEGFRDEIEYRRGYKEDIWDVRLDPPKEIAPRRRRLTVPERVLFDGSVYKALDEDAVRECCRRLRKQNVESVAISLIFSFINPAHEQRVAQIVAEEMPGVHISCSHQVLPRAPEFDRTSTTVVNAYVAPRVTSYIEKLVGRLKDGGYRRQLMVMQASGGVMTREYIDGSPIRVLASGPAGGVIGSAHVGTAKGYPNLLCVDMGGTSYDMSVVLNGAAPAEAGWNMHHRYLVGVPMVKVETLGAGGGSICNIHNGALAVGPASAGSEPGPICYGRGGTQPTITDALLMLGILSAEAEFAGGSFSLSRAGVAEAFQQLGTQMGYGAEDAAFDCWRVVNANMSQAVRRTVAGKGIDPKDMVMLAYGGNGPVFAAVQAEDLGIDRVLVPKASPTFSALGTLVANPGIDEERSYIAPADQVDVGRLKALWADLEARAEKYFADAELPRERITSKYQMKMRYPGQNWALAFDIRVNQGLGDLAFVDAGLPAQAIAAFNQRYTEEFGHVREGEMPEVTGIRLVTCVETPSPRVIRGTTAATVAAQGSSTRRTNLGTGYRDTPVFRGTALKPGHEVTGPAIIEETFTTIVVYPGWKAQVDDAGDYELTHVGKSR